In bacterium, the genomic window ATGTTTTTCACGCGTCCTGTGATTGCGCTTCCCGCCGGATATTTTTCCTTTAAGACTTCCCATGGATTCTGCTCCGTTTGCTTCAATCCAAGTGAAATTCGTTTGTTGGATGCATCGATGCTCAGTACAACAGCTTCCACCAAATTTCCAATGGAAAGTATTTTGGAAGGATGTTTGATCTTCTCATTCCAGGACATTTCCGAAATGTGAATGAGACCTTCGACACCTTTTTCCAGCTCCACAAAAGCGCCATAATCGGCAAGATTAATCACTTTTCCTTTAACTCGGGCTCCTACCGGATATTTTTCAATCACTGCATGCCAGGGATCCGGTTGCAGTTGTTTGTAGCCGAGCGATACTTTGTTGTTTTCCGGGTCGTAGTTAAGAACAACCACATCGATTTGATCGCCCACATTGAATATTTCGGAAGGATGATTGACACGCCCCCAGGACATATCCGTGATGTGAATCAGGCCATCAATGCCTCCCAGGTCTACAAACGCACCGTACTCAGTGATGTTTTTGACCGTGCCTTTCACAGGCCTGTGGCTTTCCAGCGATTCATGAACGTCTTTGCGAACCGTATCCAGTTCCTCTTCCACGACAGCTTTGCGCGAAAGAACGATGTTTCCTTTCTTTTGATCCAGCTTCAAAATGCGGACCCGAATCTGCTGGTTTACGAAATGATCAAGATTGCGAATCGGCTTGATGTCTACCTGCGAGCCGGGTAAAAATGCACGAACTCCGATATCTACGGAGAGGCCACCTTTGACCTTTTCAACAACGCGACCCGTGAGGACACGATCGTCGCGATACGCGCTTTCGACAAGATCCCATACACGAATGCGTTCCGCTTTCTCGCGCGAAAGCAACAAATATCCATCGACTTCTTCATTCTGTTCCATCAAAACAGAGATTTCATCACCGGGCTTTACGGTAACTTTGCCATCCGTTCCCAGGACTTCACGGATTGGCACAATTCCTTCCGATTTGT contains:
- a CDS encoding 30S ribosomal protein S1 — its product is MLETPNTPGHSVKGGERRSESAKTNLEDLSNNQYEKLLQEYESKYQNLVEGQIIKGRVLKITEGEVFVDVGHKSEGIVPIREVLGTDGKVTVKPGDEISVLMEQNEEVDGYLLLSREKAERIRVWDLVESAYRDDRVLTGRVVEKVKGGLSVDIGVRAFLPGSQVDIKPIRNLDHFVNQQIRVRILKLDQKKGNIVLSRKAVVEEELDTVRKDVHESLESHRPVKGTVKNITEYGAFVDLGGIDGLIHITDMSWGRVNHPSEIFNVGDQIDVVVLNYDPENNKVSLGYKQLQPDPWHAVIEKYPVGARVKGKVINLADYGAFVELEKGVEGLIHISEMSWNEKIKHPSKILSIGNLVEAVVLSIDASNKRISLGLKQTEQNPWEVLKEKYPAGSAITGRVKNITDFGVFVEVEDGVHGLIHISDLSWSKRAKNPSEYVRKGDRISAKVLEIDPIKQRLSLGLKQMQPDIWSEFFRKYKVGDNVEGRIVNLTNYGAFVELEDGIEGLVHVSEMGMERVENPQEHFQLGDIVKAKIIKMDQGEKKIGLSIKEVQMEEERKMIESYKSSDKVTLLDLAGGELIKPLDKDN